In Deltaproteobacteria bacterium, the following are encoded in one genomic region:
- a CDS encoding HD domain-containing protein, with translation MNPQDLLFFKQWFADYVAEFLTANGEQNKAILLKQEHTERTCREITLLGAELGLDNSCLLVAETAALLHDVGRFPQWARYGTFIDCKSEDHAQLALAVLHSHKILQRIPAKEGQAILEAIRLHSSRQIPHDLPAHILFLTRLLRDADKLDIWRIVIEHACANMLLEEAVSGAASRDNRCSAPLVSDLLQGKMPDFNLAKNQADLKLVRLGWVFDLNFNVTCRQVLQRLYVERICETLPPGVEVSHIEHTLRTYLEDRSAQESKTESGCRPR, from the coding sequence ATGAATCCACAGGATTTGCTTTTTTTCAAGCAGTGGTTTGCTGATTATGTGGCTGAATTTCTCACTGCCAACGGGGAACAGAACAAGGCCATCCTTCTCAAACAAGAGCACACTGAAAGAACATGTAGAGAGATCACCCTGCTGGGTGCCGAACTGGGTCTGGACAACTCTTGCCTGCTGGTGGCTGAAACAGCGGCCCTTTTGCACGATGTTGGCCGCTTTCCCCAGTGGGCCAGATACGGCACCTTCATAGACTGCAAGTCCGAAGACCATGCACAGCTTGCCCTGGCTGTGCTGCACAGTCACAAGATTCTGCAGCGAATTCCAGCCAAGGAAGGCCAGGCAATCCTGGAAGCTATTCGTCTCCACAGCAGCAGGCAAATTCCGCACGATTTGCCTGCTCACATTCTGTTTCTGACGAGGTTATTGAGGGATGCAGACAAATTGGATATCTGGAGAATAGTGATTGAGCACGCTTGTGCCAATATGCTGCTGGAGGAGGCTGTCAGCGGTGCTGCTTCCCGGGACAATAGGTGTTCTGCGCCGCTTGTCAGCGATCTTCTCCAGGGGAAGATGCCGGACTTCAATCTGGCAAAGAATCAAGCTGATTTGAAGCTTGTTCGACTCGGCTGGGTCTTCGACCTGAACTTCAACGTTACCTGCCGGCAGGTGCTGCAGAGACTATATGTGGAACGAATCTGCGAGACGCTTCCTCCTGGGGTGGAGGTGAGCCACATTGAGCACACTCTGAGAACCTATCTCGAGGACCGCAGCGCTCAGGAAAGCAAAACAGAGAGTGGTTGCCGGCCCAGATGA
- a CDS encoding glucose-1-phosphate thymidylyltransferase has protein sequence MFAPQEFFDLSSWPHLELFAEDKPVWEVLRLLKTYISDLLKPNVAEIASLGPMLAKTVVLYQDELIDRDFQLIPGDATKKTFRVIHGGRELSGATVLYAGCCLMDSNISLGPGVVVEPGALIKGPAIIGAHCEVRQGAYLRGHCLVGDGCVVGHTTEMKHAVMLHGAKAGHFAYIGDSILGSSTNLGAGTKLANLKIIDTPVTVRFAGETYDTGLRKFGAIIGDNSETGCNSVTNPGTLLGPRCLVYPGVSVKSGYYRRRSIIR, from the coding sequence ATGTTCGCTCCCCAGGAGTTTTTTGATCTGAGCAGCTGGCCGCATCTGGAACTGTTTGCAGAAGACAAACCAGTATGGGAGGTCTTGCGCCTGCTAAAAACGTATATATCTGACCTTCTCAAGCCCAATGTTGCAGAGATTGCCTCCTTGGGCCCAATGCTCGCAAAAACAGTTGTTCTCTACCAGGATGAACTTATTGATAGAGATTTTCAGCTGATTCCCGGTGATGCCACCAAGAAGACTTTCAGGGTTATCCATGGTGGCCGGGAGCTGTCGGGCGCCACAGTTCTGTATGCGGGATGCTGTCTTATGGACAGCAATATCTCCCTGGGGCCAGGGGTGGTTGTAGAACCGGGTGCGCTCATCAAGGGCCCTGCTATCATCGGTGCACATTGTGAAGTGCGTCAGGGTGCTTACCTTCGTGGCCATTGCCTTGTCGGAGACGGTTGTGTGGTGGGGCACACCACCGAAATGAAGCACGCTGTCATGTTGCATGGCGCCAAGGCGGGACATTTCGCTTACATTGGCGACAGCATTCTGGGCAGCAGCACCAACCTGGGAGCAGGAACCAAGCTGGCCAATCTGAAAATAATTGATACTCCAGTGACAGTACGTTTTGCAGGAGAAACGTACGACACTGGTTTGAGAAAATTTGGCGCTATCATCGGAGACAACAGCGAGACCGGCTGCAACTCGGTGACAAACCCGGGCACTTTGCTGGGACCTCGATGCCTTGTCTACCCCGGTGTGTCGGTCAAGAGCGGCTATTATCGGCGTCGTTCCATTATTCGCTGA
- a CDS encoding response regulator, which yields MARILLVDDEEHIRQYYSMELSEEGHEVSSTATGHNLLARIEHFKPEVVLLDIRLVDYDGLELLQEIRRRHYDLPVILCTAYDTYKYDDKAMAADYYIVKSFDLTKLKVAISKALEANRSFQATGTHI from the coding sequence ATGGCGAGAATTCTGCTAGTGGATGACGAAGAACATATTCGTCAGTACTATTCTATGGAGCTATCCGAGGAAGGCCATGAGGTATCTTCCACAGCCACGGGGCACAACTTGTTGGCAAGGATAGAGCATTTCAAGCCGGAAGTGGTACTTCTGGACATCCGACTTGTGGATTACGACGGCCTGGAGCTGCTTCAGGAGATCCGCAGGCGCCACTATGACCTGCCGGTCATTCTGTGTACTGCCTACGATACCTACAAGTACGACGACAAGGCCATGGCAGCAGACTACTATATAGTGAAGTCATTCGACTTGACTAAACTGAAAGTAGCAATTTCCAAAGCCTTAGAAGCAAATCGATCCTTTCAGGCTACCGGAACTCACATTTGA
- a CDS encoding response regulator → MENQSYQGHQAHILIVDQNQDALALLKTVLSRRGYQVTTAQDGLEGLEKFRHGQFQLILTDLSTARLSGWELGRIVKETSPGVRVALVTAWDFGTMPEHSPFDAIIPKPFHFDEFRGVVDSLMRDKSGGYCTPEVM, encoded by the coding sequence ATGGAGAACCAATCGTATCAGGGACACCAGGCTCACATTCTCATCGTCGATCAGAACCAGGACGCCCTAGCTCTTTTGAAAACAGTTCTTTCCCGCAGGGGCTACCAGGTGACCACTGCTCAAGATGGTCTGGAAGGACTCGAAAAGTTCCGTCATGGTCAGTTCCAACTAATCCTCACTGACCTGTCAACGGCGCGGCTGTCGGGATGGGAACTTGGTCGCATTGTCAAGGAGACCTCGCCCGGTGTCAGGGTGGCTCTGGTGACCGCCTGGGATTTTGGCACCATGCCCGAGCATTCACCATTTGATGCGATCATTCCCAAACCGTTCCACTTTGACGAGTTTCGCGGAGTTGTGGACTCTCTTATGCGTGACAAGTCAGGTGGTTACTGCACTCCGGAAGTGATGTGA
- a CDS encoding HD domain-containing protein encodes MAAVRMHDKFFFAPFLEVYPAVETRGQFASLFQSPLLKGLMMRAKKLGQPLYLVGGYLRNILAGRPTTEVDVVTTNAEGLACSYAAEAGVRPVRIDQKFGTIRLLAASAELHREVDKIDVSPLRGVSITEDLRQRDFTVNAVAIDLLICDGRGEVELIDPLGGVADIEARRLRLCSAESFAQDPLRILRGYRLMATQGFLFDPETHAAVLEQRQGLKRIAVERIRDELSLILSTDRTADIFQMLDADGVLPLILPECEPMRGLEQNDYHHLDVWQHSLAALKALETVLHDPTSILDRFATEAMEVIAEPISSDRRRLDLLKLATLIHDIGKPRCRSVDESNTVHFYSHDKAGIALARDLCLRLRFSKAETSFVSKLVGHHMWLIHLFRLGQPSNKALSRFFRLGPELFWPLLFLFLGDYLATLGPRSWRGDRTLLRQRLLDWLNYYESTLQPKEDAPPLVNGRDLIKHLGIEPGPAVGKLLEQLSDLQWRGEIKSRKEALQRAADLFAEMQESEHESS; translated from the coding sequence ATGGCCGCAGTTAGAATGCATGACAAGTTCTTTTTCGCACCTTTCCTGGAGGTATACCCTGCCGTGGAGACTAGAGGCCAGTTTGCCAGCCTTTTCCAGTCGCCCTTGTTGAAGGGTCTAATGATGAGGGCTAAAAAGCTGGGACAACCTCTCTATTTGGTGGGCGGCTACCTGCGCAACATTCTTGCTGGCAGGCCTACGACTGAAGTAGATGTAGTTACCACAAATGCAGAAGGCCTTGCTTGTTCTTATGCTGCCGAAGCAGGTGTTCGCCCTGTACGCATTGACCAGAAATTTGGAACCATTCGCTTGCTGGCTGCTTCTGCAGAGCTGCACAGGGAGGTCGATAAGATTGATGTCTCTCCTCTGCGGGGTGTATCGATAACTGAGGACCTCAGACAACGTGACTTTACGGTTAATGCCGTAGCCATTGATCTGCTCATTTGTGATGGTCGTGGTGAGGTAGAGCTGATAGATCCACTCGGCGGTGTGGCTGATATAGAAGCTCGACGACTACGTCTGTGCAGCGCTGAATCATTTGCACAAGACCCCTTGAGAATTCTCAGAGGGTACAGACTCATGGCTACCCAGGGGTTCCTGTTTGATCCGGAAACACATGCTGCAGTACTCGAGCAGCGCCAGGGGTTGAAGAGGATTGCTGTGGAGAGAATCAGAGATGAGCTTTCTCTAATCCTCTCTACAGACAGAACAGCTGATATTTTTCAAATGCTGGATGCAGATGGCGTTTTGCCACTTATCCTGCCAGAATGCGAACCTATGCGGGGTTTGGAGCAGAATGATTACCACCATCTCGATGTCTGGCAGCATAGTTTGGCTGCCCTTAAGGCCCTGGAAACGGTTCTGCATGACCCGACAAGTATTTTGGACCGGTTCGCCACTGAAGCTATGGAGGTCATAGCTGAGCCGATAAGTTCAGATAGAAGGCGGCTAGACCTGTTGAAGCTGGCCACTTTGATTCATGACATCGGCAAGCCTCGGTGCAGGTCGGTGGATGAGTCAAATACGGTGCACTTCTACAGCCATGACAAGGCGGGTATTGCCTTAGCAAGGGACCTTTGCCTACGTCTGCGGTTCAGCAAGGCCGAGACCAGCTTTGTAAGCAAATTGGTTGGCCATCACATGTGGTTGATTCATCTGTTCAGATTAGGCCAACCTTCGAACAAGGCCCTTTCCCGCTTTTTCAGGTTGGGGCCTGAGCTTTTCTGGCCTCTGCTGTTTCTCTTTCTGGGAGATTACCTGGCAACTCTTGGGCCCCGGTCCTGGAGAGGCGATAGAACTCTCCTTCGACAACGATTGCTCGACTGGTTGAATTACTATGAGAGTACCCTGCAGCCAAAAGAAGATGCCCCGCCGCTGGTAAACGGTCGGGATCTGATAAAGCATCTCGGTATAGAACCTGGTCCTGCAGTGGGGAAGTTGCTCGAGCAGTTGTCTGATCTGCAGTGGCGAGGAGAGATCAAGAGCAGAAAAGAGGCCCTCCAAAGAGCTGCAGACCTCTTTGCTGAAATGCAAGAATCTGAGCATGAATCAAGCTGA
- a CDS encoding integration host factor subunit beta yields the protein MNKSQLIERLAKKEGLTVKNGAAVVNVVFESMSEALARGDRVEIRGFGSFKVKDYGSYQGRNPKTGEIIKVKEKKLPYFKVGKELKERVDR from the coding sequence ATGAACAAGAGTCAGTTGATTGAGCGATTAGCCAAAAAGGAGGGTCTCACTGTTAAGAATGGGGCTGCTGTGGTAAACGTGGTTTTCGAATCCATGTCTGAAGCACTCGCCAGGGGCGACCGCGTCGAAATCAGAGGCTTTGGGAGCTTCAAAGTTAAAGATTATGGCAGCTATCAGGGCCGCAACCCCAAGACCGGCGAGATCATCAAGGTCAAGGAAAAAAAACTTCCTTATTTCAAAGTCGGCAAAGAACTCAAAGAACGGGTAGACAGGTGA
- a CDS encoding Rho termination factor N-terminal domain-containing protein, which yields MTVRELQKMAREMGVKTSGLKKADLIRTIQTAEGNFDCFGTAGDFCDQVNCLFRSDCLRPRNS from the coding sequence ATGACAGTCAGAGAGCTGCAGAAAATGGCCAGGGAAATGGGTGTGAAGACTTCAGGGTTGAAAAAAGCAGATCTCATCAGAACTATTCAGACAGCAGAAGGAAACTTTGACTGCTTTGGTACTGCAGGCGACTTCTGTGATCAAGTGAACTGTCTGTTTCGGTCTGATTGTCTGCGTCCCCGAAACAGCTAG
- a CDS encoding enoyl-CoA hydratase/isomerase family protein encodes MTTQTDPSVFVLRGKTMVKIVLNRPRVLNSLNLEMIRLIQQCLDEVEEDASLQFVVFSGAGEKGFCAGGDIKALAQAIVDKKVMRPDLILQEEYDLCLRLHHFPKPVVVLADGITMGAGLGLAAGADIVLATDRTRMAMPETRIGFFPDVGATGWMFEKCPAGYPEYLGLTGYEMVGAEAVRVGFATHLVRGGNLDQCLELLRDYTAPLPPERPPGARLLADALEPFLEPHIPAKAEMDEWVASYFAGAHSVVEMLTSLRQCSIQTPLCEGVFFRLSERSPTALVLTLKLLRHNEGRPIEEVLQADLEAARFMFAHHDYFEGVRARLIDKDDQPKWQPATIEEVGPLKLEL; translated from the coding sequence GTGACGACCCAGACTGATCCATCGGTTTTTGTACTTCGTGGAAAAACAATGGTTAAAATTGTTCTAAATCGGCCGCGGGTCTTGAATAGCCTGAACCTGGAAATGATCCGGCTTATCCAACAGTGCCTCGACGAGGTTGAAGAAGATGCTTCTTTGCAGTTCGTTGTCTTTTCTGGCGCTGGAGAAAAGGGCTTTTGTGCAGGTGGAGATATCAAAGCCTTGGCTCAGGCCATTGTTGACAAGAAAGTGATGAGGCCGGATCTCATTCTCCAGGAAGAATACGACCTTTGCTTGCGGCTGCACCATTTTCCCAAGCCAGTTGTGGTACTGGCTGATGGCATAACCATGGGTGCAGGTCTTGGGCTGGCAGCCGGTGCTGATATTGTCCTGGCCACTGATCGCACCAGAATGGCCATGCCAGAGACGCGCATCGGATTTTTTCCAGACGTGGGAGCTACTGGCTGGATGTTCGAAAAATGTCCTGCAGGATATCCCGAATACCTCGGACTCACCGGCTATGAAATGGTTGGAGCAGAAGCAGTACGTGTGGGCTTCGCCACCCACCTCGTAAGAGGAGGCAACCTTGACCAGTGTCTCGAGCTGTTGCGTGATTATACCGCACCACTCCCCCCAGAAAGACCACCAGGAGCCAGGCTGCTTGCCGATGCTCTCGAACCCTTTCTCGAGCCTCACATTCCTGCCAAAGCCGAGATGGATGAGTGGGTGGCTTCCTACTTTGCCGGAGCACACTCTGTTGTCGAAATGTTGACCTCTCTCCGGCAGTGCAGCATTCAGACTCCTCTTTGCGAGGGCGTATTTTTCAGACTGTCGGAAAGGTCGCCCACGGCACTCGTCCTCACTCTGAAACTTCTCAGGCACAACGAGGGTCGCCCTATCGAAGAAGTTCTGCAGGCAGATCTTGAAGCGGCGCGCTTCATGTTTGCCCACCATGATTATTTCGAGGGGGTGCGCGCCAGGCTCATAGACAAAGATGATCAACCAAAATGGCAGCCAGCAACCATCGAGGAGGTGGGGCCTCTGAAACTGGAACTCTAG